The following coding sequences are from one Coffea arabica cultivar ET-39 chromosome 11e, Coffea Arabica ET-39 HiFi, whole genome shotgun sequence window:
- the LOC113719248 gene encoding two-component response regulator ARR11: MMITENTGFSSPRSDAFPAGLRVLVVDDDPTWLKILEKMLKKCSYEVTTCGLARDALNLLRERKDGFDIVISDVNMPDMDGFKLLEHVGLEMDLPVIMMSVDGETSRVMKGVQHGACDYLLKPIRMKELRNIWQHVFRKRIHEVRDIEFHEGIDEIHLMKNGSDLSEDRHLPSGIDSFSGKKRKEAEKHDDRECNDPSSVKKARVVWTVDLHQKFVKAVNQIGFDKVGPKKILDLMGVPWLTRENVASHLQKYRLYLGRLQKEKELTTSFGGMKDSDISAKEPNGNHCLHDLVNKQQCDLASGSYNIQGNKNMIQNVDLKMHEADLKCTVPKPMEEPKKAIDGESSYPQKSSSKKMSLNHSFGQFDSDLEFAAVIPKQYPWNEETSQAQFSRERKPHFQPKRGFNTLPPTCLPENIQLDCVQPSSSPNSRPSSIDRDKLAEAEMKPAYVKNRSQGIEQLSPAGCDADLFSAQPGSKLTNNQAFKPTQSAVWSMNNHSLDEILEGGMESAGRSLNFASGTDYTSWDENVHSGSLQGDFQPVSTGPQGIEFLNYSEPELTIEVPTFLYDSLKFDSEYPFDSMEYPVIDQGLFIV; encoded by the exons TGACAACATGTGGGCTAGCAAGAGATGCCTTGAACCTGCTTCGAGAAAGAAAAGATGGATTCGACATTGTTATCAGTGATGTTAACATGCCTGACATGGATGGTTTTAAGCTTCTGGAGCATGTTGGACTGGAAATGGATCTTCCTGTCATAA TGATGTCTGTTGATGGAGAAACAAGCAGGGTGATGAAAGGTGTCCAACATGGTGCATGTGATTATCTTCTTAAGCCAATAAGAATGAAAGAACTTCGAAACATATGGCAGCATGTCTTCAGAAAAAGGATACACGAGGTCAGAGAtattgaatttcatgaaggcaTTGACGAAATCCATTTGATGAAAAATGGCTCTGATCTGTCTGAGGACAGACACTTGCCTTCTGGAATTGATTCATTttcagggaaaaaaagaaaagaagctgAAAAGCATGACGACAGAGAATGCAATGATCCTTCATCTGTTAAGAAAGCTAGAGTAGTTTGGACGGTAGACCTTCATCAGAAATTTGTCAAAGCTGTGAATCAGATTGGTTTTGATA AAGTTGGTCCCAAGAAAATACTAGACTTAATGGGTGTTCCATGGTTAACAAGAGAAAATGTAGCCAGCCACTTACAG AAGTATCGGCTTTACCTTGGAAGATTGCAGAAAGAGAAAGAGCTAACAACCTCCTTTGGAGGGATGAAAGACTCAGATATCTCTGCAAAGGAACCTAACGGCAATCACTGCCTTCATGATTTAGTCAATAAGCAACAGTGTGATCTTGCAAGTGGCAGTTATAATATTCAGGGAAACAAGAACATGATTCAAAATGTTGATTTGAAAATGCACGAGGCAGATCTGAAGTGTACGGTTCCAAAGCCAATGGAAGAGCCCAAGAAAGCTATAGATGGAGAGAGTTCTTATCCTCAAAAGAGCAGCAGTAAAAAGATGAGCCTCAATCACTCTTTTGGCCAATTTGATTCAGATTTGGAATTTGCTGCTGTGATCCCCAAACAGTATCCCTGGAATGAAGAAACCTCACAAGCTCAATTCAGTCGAGAACGCAAGCCACATTTCCAGCCAAAGAGGGGGTTTAATACTTTGCCACCGACTTGTCTTCCCGAAAATATCCAACTCGATTGTGTACAACCCAGTTCCTCTCCAAATTCTAGACCTTCTAGCATCGATAGAGATAAACTAGCAGAGGCTGAAATGAAGCCTGCCTACGTGAAGAATAGAAGCCAGGGAATTGAACAGTTGTCTCCTGCAGGATGCGATGCTGACCTTTTCTCTGCTCAACCGGGGAGCAAATTAACAAACAATCAAGCTTTTAAGCCAACGCAAAGTGCTGTGTGGAGCATGAACAACCATAGCTTGGATGAGATTCTTGAAGGTGGCATGGAATCTGCAGGGAGAAGCCTAAATTTTGCTAGTGGAACAGATTATACATCTTGGGATGAGAATGTCCATAGTGGCTCCCTTCAAGGTGATTTTCAACCGGTGAGTACTGGTCCTCAGGGTATAGAATTTCTTAACTACAGTGAACCAGAGCTCACTATTGAAGTTCCAACCTTCTTGTACGATTCACTGAAGTTTGACTCTGAGTATCCTTTTGATTCAATGGAATATCCAGTCATAGATCAAGGACTATTCATAGTGTGA
- the LOC140021758 gene encoding uncharacterized protein has product MGESSACLLRSFSQPSQTSQESPEGDPLRRALTSSVSFGRFVSESLVWEKWSSFNQNRYLEEAEKYSKPGSVAEKKAYFEAHYKKIAARKAAPLLEQQSAAVDNTAVVNMLNGDHDDSPPTEMEPAQEHEHAKIEEVLAEDTIKTSVVFPVDANQQTLPKERTIESTQSKEVELATEHPIFVENEVETSNQFQVSMNSHDNIEVKTHSEDACIMGDSASSEKKEAALSSGKLSKHDKKSKTQSFTKSKIPIYPTKDGYLSTSKKTENQSLERKRSTPKSLHMSINFTSHAYDLNKISSPASKKNVDSRLFKGVAQTSKESSNQRTSTRASVSGISKRLSAVPQLNKERTNALLDQSVSCSTSRDRIPKSPLVHISKSKLTPESKAQPPAASSSFSLRSEERASKRKEFFQKLELKLNMTEAKEERHQSKHKGKIVNDTINMCWSISSKMDANANLPLGKKSAGIAMNKKSILSCSPKIERKQASFEAHNNSSRPPWRLSTKTGGFRDAAIKNPWPLAYSAKSVTKKTMHENTSPNIQL; this is encoded by the exons ATGGGTGAATCTTCAGCTTGCCTTCTCAGATCGTTTTCTCAACCATCTCAAACTTCCCAAGAATCTCCTGAG GGAGATCCTCTTCGCCGTGCCCTCACATCATCAGTTTCATTTGGGAGATTCGTCTCTGAATCATTGGTCTGGGAAAAATGGTCATCTTTCAATCAAAATCGCTACTTGGAAGAAGCTGAGAAGTACTCAAAACCTGGTTCTGTTGCTGAGAAGAAAGCTTACTTTGAAgcccactacaagaaaattgcagcCAGGAAAGCTGCTCCATTACTTGAGCAACAAAGCGCAGCTGTTGACAATACTGCTGTGGTAAATATGCTTAATGGGGATCATGATGATTCTCCTCCTACAGAGATGGAGCCAGCACAAGAACATGAGCATGCCAAAATTGAGGAGGTACTGGCAGAAGATACAATCAAAACATCTGTTGTCTTCCCTGTCGATGCAAATCAGCAAACTCTTCCTAAAGAAAGGACTATAGAAAGTACCCAAAGTAAGGAAGTTGAACTAGCAACAGAACATCCTATTTTTGTAGAAAATGAAGTCGAGACATCAAACCAATTTCAAGTTTCCATGAACAGTCATGATAACATAGAGGTGAAGACACACTCCGAG GATGCTTGTATTATGGGAGATTCAGCTTCGTCAGAGAAGAAGGAAGCTGCACTTTCTTCTGGAAAGTTGTCAAAACATGATAAAAAATCAAAGACTCAATCATTCACCAAGTCAAAAATACCAATTTATCCAACAAAAGATGGGTATCTCAGTACCTCTAAAAAGACAGAAAATCAATCTTTGGAGAGGAAGAGATCAACTCCGAAATCACTTCACATGTCAATAAACTTTACTTCTCATGCTTATGATCTCAATAAAATATCATCTCCAGCATCGAAGAAGAATGTTGACTCAAGGCTATTCAAAGGTGTTGCCCAGACATCCAAAGAGAGCTCAAATCAACGAACATCAACCAGG GCGTCTGTCAGTGGAATTTCTAAGCGTCTATCAGCTGTTCCTCAGTTAAACAAGGAAAG GACTAATGCTCTACTGGATCAGTCAGTCTCTTGTAGCACTTCAAGAGACAGGATACCAAAATCACCATTGGTGCA CATTTCAAAATCTAAGCTTACACCTGAAAGCAAAGCGCAACCTCCTGCTGCATCTTCTTCCTTCAGCTTAAGGAGTGAAGAAAGGGCTTCTAAACGTAAagag TTCTTCCAGAAGCTAGAGCTGAAACTGAATATGACGGAAGCCAAAGAGGAACGACACCAATCGAAACATAAG GGGAAAATAGTCAATGATACCATCAACATGTGCTGGTCTATTTCCTCTAAAATGGATGCAAATGCCAACTTGCCTTTGGGGAAAAAATCAGCTGGTATTGCCATGAACAAG AAATCAATCTTGTCATGCTCACCAAAAATTGAAAGGAAGCAAGCATCATTTGAAGCGCACAATAACAGTTCTAGACCACCTTGGAGACTCTCAACGAAGACTGGTGGCTTCAGAGATGCTGCAATAAAGAACCCCTGGCCTCTAGCGTATTCTGCAAAATCTGTTACAAAAAAGACTATGCATGAGAATACTTCTCCAAATATCCAGCTTTAA
- the LOC113718871 gene encoding small heat shock protein, chloroplastic-like isoform X2, which yields MSHCLSNLPISQPHVTPQRCSTTSNRSYGRSSRHLLSPVSSRNICKGIRAMTGLWDRFPTARTVQQMMETMERLMGDPFAYSGGWPSSLAPETGGYSRGRTPWEIKESDGEYKMRFDMPGMTKEDVKVWVEEKMLVVKAEKVPKKKNEDGEEEEKNEWSAKSYGRYNSIIALPENVQFEKIKAEVRDGVLYITIPKASSHGKILDINVE from the exons ATGTCTCACTGTTTATCAAATCTTCCAATCTCTCAACCACACGTGACTCCCCAAAGATGTTCGACAACTTCAAATCGCTCTTATGGTAGATCTTCCCGCCACTTGTTGAGCCCAGTTTCTAGTAGAAATATCTGTAAAGGCATCAGAGCTATGACAG GGTTGTGGGACAGGTTTCCAACAGCAAGAACCGTGCAGCAAATGATGGAGACGATGGAGAGACTAATGGGAGACCCTTTTGCCTACAGTGGAGGATGGCCATCGTCTTTGGCCCCAGAGACTGGGGGGTACAGCAGGGGTAGGACGCCATGGGAGATAAAGGAAAGCGATGGGGAGTACAAAATGAGGTTCGACATGCCTGGTATGACTAAAGAAGATGTGAAGGTGTGGGTTGAGGAGAAGATGCTGGTAGTGAAAGCCGAGAAGGTGCCAAAGAAGAAGAATGAGGATGGagaagaggaggagaaaaatgagTGGTCTGCTAAAAGCTATGGGAGGTACAATAGTATAATTGCTTTGCCAGAGAATGTGCAATTTGAGAAGATTAAGGCTGAGGTTAGGGATGGTGTTCTGTACATTACCATACCAAAGGCTAGTAGTCATGGCAAGATTTTGGACATTAACGTTGAATGA
- the LOC113718871 gene encoding small heat shock protein, chloroplastic-like isoform X1, whose product MSHCLSNLPISQPHVTPQRCSTTSNRSYGRSSRHLLSPVSSRNICKGIRAMTGEARDNLDHLQRANKRQTPQPRNKSAPVAPIGLWDRFPTARTVQQMMETMERLMGDPFAYSGGWPSSLAPETGGYSRGRTPWEIKESDGEYKMRFDMPGMTKEDVKVWVEEKMLVVKAEKVPKKKNEDGEEEEKNEWSAKSYGRYNSIIALPENVQFEKIKAEVRDGVLYITIPKASSHGKILDINVE is encoded by the exons ATGTCTCACTGTTTATCAAATCTTCCAATCTCTCAACCACACGTGACTCCCCAAAGATGTTCGACAACTTCAAATCGCTCTTATGGTAGATCTTCCCGCCACTTGTTGAGCCCAGTTTCTAGTAGAAATATCTGTAAAGGCATCAGAGCTATGACAGGTGAGGCCAGAGACAATCTTGACCATTTGCAAAGGGCTAACAAGCGGCAAACTCCCCAGCCCAGAAATAAATCAGCCCCTGTTGCACCAATAG GGTTGTGGGACAGGTTTCCAACAGCAAGAACCGTGCAGCAAATGATGGAGACGATGGAGAGACTAATGGGAGACCCTTTTGCCTACAGTGGAGGATGGCCATCGTCTTTGGCCCCAGAGACTGGGGGGTACAGCAGGGGTAGGACGCCATGGGAGATAAAGGAAAGCGATGGGGAGTACAAAATGAGGTTCGACATGCCTGGTATGACTAAAGAAGATGTGAAGGTGTGGGTTGAGGAGAAGATGCTGGTAGTGAAAGCCGAGAAGGTGCCAAAGAAGAAGAATGAGGATGGagaagaggaggagaaaaatgagTGGTCTGCTAAAAGCTATGGGAGGTACAATAGTATAATTGCTTTGCCAGAGAATGTGCAATTTGAGAAGATTAAGGCTGAGGTTAGGGATGGTGTTCTGTACATTACCATACCAAAGGCTAGTAGTCATGGCAAGATTTTGGACATTAACGTTGAATGA
- the LOC113717542 gene encoding transcription factor MYB20, which translates to MGRQPCCDKVGLKRGPWTVEEDNKLTNFILNNGIQCWRLVPKLAGLMRCGKSCRLRWINYLRPDLKRGAWTEAEEDMIIELHSRLGNRWSKIAAHFPGRTDNEIKNHWNTKIKKKLKFLGLDPLTHKPIDQPENCVSKSEEFRENSSLGEQEVLKLELQETLQSEDFQTQQNEKNLNTNLHEQQSTGTSSSSLDEEKPNLASMFNETREFPETGSIEIQNSEPLDAISYIVGTNDIQLEDPFQNWIDSPLPWDVFSSLGENFL; encoded by the exons ATGGGAAGACAGCCTTGTTGTGATAAGGTAGGGCTTAAGAGAGGACCATGGACCGTTGAGGAAGACAACAAGCTCACGAATTTCATCCTCAACAATGGCATACAATGTTGGAGACTTGTCCCAAAACTGGCAG GTTTGATGAGGTGTGGGAAGAGCTGTAGACTGAGGTGGATTAATTACCTTAGGCCTGACCTCAAGAGAGGAGCTTGGACTGAAGCGGAGGAAGACATGATCATTGAACTTCATTCTCGGCTAGGCAACAG GTGGTCCAAAATAGCTGCACATTTTCCTGGACGCACGGACAATGAAATCAAGAACCACTGGAACACCAAGATCAAGAAGAAGTTGAAGTTCCTTGGCTTGGACCCTCTGACCCACAAGCCTATCGATCAACCTGAGAATTGTGTCTCCAAAAGTGAAGAATTTCGCGAAAATAGCTCCTTGGGAGAACAAGAGGTCTTGAAGCTGGAATTGCAAGAGACTTTGCAGTCTGAGGACTTCCAAACGCAACAAAATGAGAAGAATCTCAACACAAATTTACACGAGCAACAGAGCACGGGAACCTCCAGTTCTAGTTTAGACGAGGAAAAGCCTAATCTGGCTAGCATGTTCAATGAGACGAGAGAATTTCCAGAAACGGGGTCAATTGAAATCCAGAATTCAGAGCCCCTGGATGCTATTTCTTACATTGTTGGAACGAATGATATTCAGCTGGAAGACCCTTTTCAGAATTGGATTGATAGCCCACTTCCATGGGATGTTTTCAGCTCTTTAGGAGAAAATTTCCTCTGA
- the LOC113719317 gene encoding tryptamine 5-hydroxylase-like — translation MDDFTLQIICISSLLSFATFCFCYLYYYHILHPRTRSQSVTLPPSPSKLPFIGHLHLLTAMPHVTFAQLAHKLGPIIYLQLGQVPTVVISSPELAEHILKTHDHLMANRPQLIAAQYLSFGCSDVTFSPYGPYWRQARKVCVTELLSSKRVNSFRLIRDEEVNRMLRAVAAHSNSELDVSESFFRLANHILCRVAFGKRFMDENHETSSGGGGKKKELVGVLTETQALLAGFCVGDFFPRWRWVNSVSGMKRRLTKNLKDLRMVCDEIINEHLSEKRGRSGDVLEKEDFVDVLLRVQKQEDDLEVPITDDNLKALVLDMFVAGTDTTSATLEWTMTELARHPKVMARAQDEVRQIAASRGRVEESDLPHLHYLRAVIKETMRLHPPVPLLVPRESMAECTIDNKYEIPARTRVLINTYAIGRDAESWENPLEYNPERFVGKDIIDFKGQDFRFLPFGGGRRGCPGFSFGLASVEISLARLLYHFDWALPQGVGADAVDLTEIFGLATRKRSALKLVPLIKNLPV, via the exons atgGACGATTTCACGCTCCAAATCATCTGCATATCATCTCTATTATCTTTTGCCACCTTTTGCTTCTGCTACTTGTATTATTACCATATCCTTCATCCGCGGACTCGATCGCAATCTGTCACCCTCCCGCCTTCACCCTCAAAACTCCCCTTTATCGGTCACCTACACCTCCTAACGGCCATGCCCCACGTTACATTCGCTCAACTCGCTCATAAACTCGGTCCCATCATCTACCTCCAGCTCGGCCAGGTGCCCACCGTGGTCATCTCCTCTCCTGAACTCGCTGAACATATTCTCAAAACTCATGATCACCTCATGGCCAACCGCCCTCAGCTCATTGCCGCTCAGTACCTCTCTTTCGGCTGCTCCGACGTTACTTTCTCTCCGTACGGCCCCTACTGGCGGCAGGCGAGGAAAGTCTGCGTCACTGAGCTTTTGAGTTCAAAGCGAGTCAACTCGTTCCGACTCATCAGAGACGAGGAAGTCAACCGCATGTTGCGCGCCGTGGCCGCCCACTCCAACTCGGAACTCGACGTGAGCGAGTCGTTCTTCAGACTCGCCAACCACATCCTCTGCCGCGTTGCATTCGGGAAAAGGTTCATGGATGAGAATCATGAGACGAGCAGCGGAGGAGGAggaaagaagaaggaattggTGGGAGTGTTGACCGAAACTCAAGCTCTGCTGGCTGGGTTTTGCGTTGGAGACTTTTTCCCGCGTTGGAGGTGGGTTAACTCGGTGAGCGGGATGAAGAGAAGGTTGACCAAGAATCTGAAAGATTTGAGAATGGTTTGTGATGAAATAATCAACGAGCACTTGAGTGAAAAAAGAGGGCGGAGCGGTGACGTTTTGGAGAAAGAAGACTTTGTGGATGTTTTGCTGAGGgtccaaaaacaagaagatgATCTTGAAGTTCCTATCACCGATGATAATCTAAAAGCTCTTGTTCTG GACATGTTCGTAGCGGGAACGGACACAACATCCGCAACTCTGGAGTGGACAATGACAGAGCTGGCGAGGCATCCAAAAGTAATGGCAAGAGCACAAGATGAAGTAAGGCAAATCGCAGCAAGCAGAGGAAGGGTGGAGGAATCTGATCTTCCGCATCTTCACTACTTGAGGGCCGtgatcaaagaaacgatgcgaCTGCATCCCCCAGTCCCTCTTCTTGTTCCCCGAGAGTCTATGGCCGAATGCACCATTGACAACAAGTATGAAATACCAGCTCGCACTCGGGTTTTGATCAACACGTATGCAATTGGAAGGGATGCCGAGTCATGGGAGAATCCTTTGGAATATAACCCCGAAAGGTTTGTGGGGAAAGATATTATTGATTTTAAGGGTCAAGATTTCAGGTTTTTGCCGTTCGGTGGGGGAAGGAGAGGTTGCCCGGGTTTCTCCTTTGGGTTAGCAAGTGTTGAGATTTCGCTAGCCCGTTTGTTGTATCATTTTGACTGGGCGCTGCCTCAAGGGGTTGGAGCTGACGCTGTTGATCTTACAGAAATTTTCGGGCTTGCAACTAGGAAACGATCAGCTCTGAAATTAGTTCCTCTCATCAAGAATTTGCCCGTATAA
- the LOC113719318 gene encoding protein HHL1, chloroplastic produces the protein MEATMSLNPLIRLPISSSRNVEDSLVRHSLVSTRRPHKGQRQKHLRLLIVEAKGKKGMAARQYQRTPPPPLPKIEDDGNPRFVIFIRMANVYLWYPINLVTGGTTAKIMVAAKDNFLGKYIYKDTLDRNLAAVIYRDEKEIQKMAMKQHRVLRSATEFRYGYKLVENNNLRAALSSNDVIELPRQEELKTVLDKVKDFFGDAKESFGKLTSLNAVSESSKEDSKEQANKKSTVKS, from the exons ATGGAGGCTACCATGTCTCTGAATCCACTAATTAGACTGCCGATTTCTAGTTCAAGAAATGTTGAAGACTCTCTTGTAAGGCACTCTCTGGTCTCAACAAGGAGACCCCACAAGGGGCAGAGGCAAAAGCACCTCCGGCTGCTGATTGTTGAAgccaaaggaaagaaaggaatggCAGCTCGTCAATACCAGAGGACTCCTCCCCCTCCTCTGCCTAAAATTGAGGATGATGGCAATCCCCGTTTTGTTATCTTCATCCGCATGGCAAAT GTTTATCTTTGGTATCCTATTAATCTTGTAACAGGTGGCACCACTGCAAAAATCATGGTTGCTGCAAAAGACAATTTCCTGGGAAAATACATTTATAAGGATACTCTAGATAGGAATCTTGCTGCAGTTATTTACAGA GATGAAAAGGAAATTCAGAAGATGGCAATGAAACAACATCGGGTGTTGCGGTCAGCTACAGAATTTCGATATGGTTACAAACTTGTG GAGAATAACAATTTGAGAGCCGCACTTTCTAGCAATGATGTTATTGAG CTTCCAAGGCAAGAAGAGCTCAAAACAGTTCTGGACAAAGTTAAGGATTTCTTTGGGGATGCCAAGGAATCTTTTGGAAAgctcacttcattaaatgcagtCTCCGAGTCATCGAAGGAAGATTCCAAGgaacaagcaaacaaaaaatCCAC GGTGAAAAGCTGA
- the LOC140021580 gene encoding GRAS family protein RAD1-like produces the protein MEPKFFCYDKSNASNSLDLNASSASCYILSFQDSSGLDETRNSKRLKQLDNFNQYFGNEYHHDCSRDVVYEGSINGRTEEKKCSTRPLFRDHIWAYAQKYMAAAAVEEADGAYDKEEHVIKEEGKEDGMRLVQLLVACAEAVAYRDKRHASTLIADLQADALVFGTSFQRVASCFVQGLSHRLELVQPRGAVGDIGAIPKTIAFSLEKEKALGLVYEICPHVQFGHYVANASILQAFEGESSIHVVDLGMTLGLRHGYQWRSLIFNLAIRAGRPCRLRITGVGNCADRLLVIGDELGEYAQNLGVKYEFAVVESNLENLRREDLKILDDEVLVINSILELHCAVKESRGALNSVLQMLNDLTPKAFILVEQESSHNGPFFLGRFMEALYYYSAIFDSLDAMLPKYDTRRSKMEQFYFGEEIKNIVSCEGPARVERHERLDQWRRRMGRAGFQPAPVKMLTQARRWLESVQACEGYTISEEKGCLVLGWKSKPIIAASCWKCS, from the coding sequence ATGGAACCCAAGTTCTTCTGTTACGATAAAAGTAATGCTTCAAACAGTCTCGATCTAAATGCATCTTCTGCTTCGTGCTATATCCTCTCTTTCCAGGATTCCTCTGGCTTAGACGAAACAAGAAATTCTAAGCGGCTAAAACAGCTGGACAACTTTAACCAATATTTTGGAAACGAATATCATCATGATTGCAGCAGAGATGTGGTATACGAGGGCAGCATCAATGGAAGGACAGAGGAAAAGAAATGTTCGACAAGGCCTCTGTTTCGGGATCATATATGGGCTTACGCACAGAAATACATGGCGGCTGCTGCAGTGGAAGAAGCAGATGGCGCCTATGATAAAGAGGAGCACGTCATTAAGGAAGAGGGAAAAGAAGATGGAATGAGACTAGTGCAGCTGCTCGTTGCTTGTGCTGAGGCTGTGGCGTATCGTGATAAGCGCCATGCCTCTACTCTCATAGCTGATCTTCAGGCTGATGCCCTGGTTTTTGGAACTTCGTTTCAGAGAGTTGCTTCCTGCTTCGTTCAAGGTCTTTCTCATCGCCTTGAACTGGTTCAACCACGTGGAGCAGTTGGGGATATAGGGGCGATTCCCAAGACAATTGCCTTCTCACTGGAGAAAGAGAAGGCTTTAGGTCTTGTTTATGAGATCTGCCCACATGTTCAGTTTGGTCATTATGTGGCCAATGCTTCCATCTTACAAGCCTTTGAGGGAGAGAGTTCAATTCATGTTGTGGACTTGGGCATGACCCTGGGTCTGCGCCATGGTTACCAATGGCGGAGTTTGATATTCAACCTCGCCATTCGTGCAGGCCGACCTTGTCGCTTACGTATTACTGGAGTAGGAAATTGTGCTGATCGGCTTCTGGTCATTGGTGATGAGCTGGGGGAATATGCACAAAACTTGGGAGTCAAATATGAGTTTGCGGTGGTAGAAAGCAATTTAGAAAACTTGCGCCGAGAAGATTTGAAGATTCTTGATGATGAGGTTCTGGTTATCAATAGCATACTTGAGTTGCATTGTGCTGTGAAAGAAAGCCGAGGAGCACTGAACTCTGTCCTGCAGATGCTAAACGACTTGACACCGAAGGCCTTCATATTGGTCGAGCAGGAGTCAAGCCACAATGGGCCTTTCTTTCTAGGAAGATTTATGGAGGCATTATACTACTATTCTGCAATCTTTGATTCGCTAGATGCAATGCTTCCAAAATATGATACAAGGAGATCGAAAATGGAGCAATTTTATTTTGGAGAGGAGATCAAGAACATAGTGAGCTGTGAGGGACCAGCCAGGGTGGAGCGGCATGAAAGATTAGACCAGTGGAGGAGGCGAATGGGTCGCGCAGGGTTCCAACCGGCTCCAGTCAAGATGCTTACACAAGCCAGGCGGTGGTTAGAGAGTGTCCAAGCCTGTGAAGGTTACACCATTTCTGAAGAGAAGGGATGTTTGGTCCTTGGATGGAAATCAAAGCCAATCATTGCAGCATCTTGCTGGAAGTGCAGCTAG
- the LOC113717926 gene encoding probable carboxylesterase 16, whose translation MPSVKVKIYSVLSKFYLKRRLQTLLESSISDLNSYGVVSRPDETVAPAVPSFSDTDGVATKNLHIDPLTSLSLRIFLPDSAIVSPNSLPKLRVRVSSKSRVVVSNESENGVYGGYLPDKNRKNCKKLPVIVQFHGGGWVSGGIDTVANDTFCRRMAKLCDAVVVSVGYRLAPESKYPAAFEDGLKVLKWLAEQANLAECNQSFENGKFSGFHGEGGGRRRQIVDGFGSLIVEPWLAAHGDLSRCVLLGVSCGANIANYVAQKAVEAGKLLDPVKVVAQVLMYPFFTGNIPTKSEIKLANSYLYDKAMSMLAWKLFLPEEGFNLDHPAANPLSTWGLVPLKYMPPTLTVVAEHDLMRDRAIAYSQELRKVNVDAPLLDYKDAVHEFATLDLLLGTPEAQACSEDIAIWMKKYISLRGHEFSY comes from the exons ATGCCGAGTGTAAAGGTGAAAATTTACAGCGTTCTCAGCAAATTCTACCTCAAGCGCCGATTGCAGACTTTACTTGAGAGCTCCATCTCGGATTTGAACTCCTATGGGGTCGTTTCACGGCCGGACGAGACTGTGGCCCCCGCCGTTCCTAGCTTCTCCGACACCGATGGCGTGGCCACCAAGAACCTTCACATCGATCCATTAACGTCCTTGTCGTTGAGAATTTTCCTGCCGGACTCCGCGATTGTTTCCCCGAACTCTCTTCCCAAACTTAGGGTTAGGGTTTCGAGCAAAAGTAGAGTTGTTGTTAGTAATGAGTCGGAAAACGGGGTTTATGGAGGGTATTTACCTGATAAGAATCGGAAGAATTGTAAGAAATTGCCGGTCATTGTGCAGTTCCATGGAGGGGGCTGGGTGAGTGGGGGGATTGATACGGTGGCTAACGATACGTTTTGTCGGCGGATGGCGAAACTGTGTGATGCTGTGGTTGTTTCGGTAGGGTATAGATTAGCGCCCGAGAGTAAGTATCCGGCAGCCTTTGAGGATGGGTTGAAGGTCTTGAAGTGGTTGGCAGAGCAGGCAAATTTGGCAGAGTGTAATCAGTCATTTGAGAACGGGAAATTTAGTGGCTTTCACGGAGAGGGAGGTGGCAGGAGGCGGCAAATTGTTGATGGATTTGGGTCCTTGATAGTTGAGCCGTGGCTGGCAGCTCACGGGGACCTTTCTAG ATGTGTCCTCCTGGGAGTTAGCTGTGGTGCCAATATTGCAAACTATGTTGCTCAAAAAGCTGTTGAGGCTGGCAAGCTTTTGGATCCCGTAAAAGTTGTTGCACAAGTCCTTATGTACCCTTTTTTCACTGGAAACATTCCAACAAAGTCTGAGATTAAGCTGGCAAATTCTTACCTGTATGACAAAGCTATGTCCATGCTTGCATGGAAACTCTTTCTACCAGAAGAAGGATTTAATCTGGACCATCCAGCTGCCAACCCTCTCTCTACCTGGGGATTGGTTCCCCTTAAATACATGCCTCCAACGCTCACCGTTGTTGCAGAACATGACTTGATGCGAGATCGGGCAATTGCATACTCGCAGGAACTTCGAAAGGTCAACGTAGATGCCCCCCTTCTCGATTACAAGGATGCTGTGCATGAGTTTGCCACCCTTGATTTACTTCTTGGGACGCCTGAAGCCCAGGCTTGTTCAGAGGACATAGCCATATGGATGAAGAAGTATATATCACTGCGAGGGCATGAGTTCTCTTATTAA